From one Rhodothermales bacterium genomic stretch:
- a CDS encoding RNA polymerase sigma-70 factor, with protein sequence MDTPTRPGHNALRPAEDQRRDQFREWARRLRDSDRAAYAALFQAMSEKLVRYAQTILHDEAGAYDVLQDVFLKIWERRAALDPASSLQALLYTMTRNACLNVRRKNGYIVHDSEDDLGPIALAQSDEVAADQRFDAEALQRQIDTWIQELPERRREAFLLSRQHDLTHKEISELMGLSERTVNTHIFLALKDLRIRLNALQQQKHAP encoded by the coding sequence ATGGATACACCGACTCGCCCAGGGCACAACGCCCTCAGACCCGCGGAAGACCAGCGCCGCGACCAGTTTCGGGAATGGGCCCGAAGGCTCCGCGATTCGGATCGTGCGGCGTATGCAGCCCTGTTTCAGGCGATGAGCGAGAAACTCGTGCGATACGCCCAGACCATCCTGCACGACGAAGCTGGCGCGTACGATGTCCTCCAGGATGTTTTTCTCAAGATCTGGGAACGCCGCGCCGCGCTCGACCCGGCCTCGTCGCTGCAGGCGCTGCTCTACACGATGACGCGCAACGCCTGTCTGAACGTTCGACGCAAAAACGGTTATATCGTGCACGATTCAGAAGACGACCTGGGACCGATCGCCCTCGCGCAAAGCGATGAAGTCGCCGCGGACCAGCGGTTCGACGCCGAGGCGCTCCAGCGCCAGATCGACACCTGGATCCAGGAACTGCCCGAACGCCGGCGGGAGGCCTTTCTCCTGAGCCGGCAACACGACCTGACGCACAAAGAAATAAGCGAACTGATGGGGCTCAGCGAACGCACCGTCAACACGCATATTTTCCTCGCGCTGAAGGATCTCCGGATCCGCCTCAACGCGCTACAACAGCAGAAGCATGCACCGTGA